The following nucleotide sequence is from Cottoperca gobio chromosome 20, fCotGob3.1, whole genome shotgun sequence.
AGTGGGATTTTGAGCAGACGCTGTATTCACATTTTGTGATCTCTCTTTGTGAGGTTTGGACACATTTCTGTATATCATAGCTGCTCTGAAATCTCCTCTACTGACATTGATGTTGGATCTTTCCAGGGAATCCAAAGCTGCTTGAAGTTTACCctcaaaaacaacttcctcATCCTCTTGCTGTACAGATACCATAGcagtttgaaaatgttgtttctggTCCACCTCTGTGCCCTTTGGACCCATTTCGCGGCATGTCTGAGTAGTTTGTACTCCTTCAGAATAAGTATCTTTACCACATGTATCTGTGTTCTTGTGTTGGTGGTCTGATTTATGTTCTGAGGTGATGTTGGAGGTTGATGGGAGTTCATTCCAGGTAGACTTGGTGCATGGGTCCTGTTTTTTGTCCTCATTTTCTTGAGGtaattctgctttttttcttaagTGTTTGATATTACCTGATGTAACTGAGATGGGATCTTGAACAAGAAATTCCGCTTTTGCTTGTGACGAGTGATGCAAAGATTTGGCCTCGATTGTGGCCTGATGGAGGCTATGTATTGCAGTTTGGAGGTTAGAGATCTCATCATTGTTATCCACCACCTCGACTAATTCAGCCTTAGTCTTCAGCCTACCATCGTCCTTAGTCTCAAGATGTAGGTATGATCCCTGTGGTGCAACTGTAGAGTTACATTCTCCTTCTTGTGTTTTTCCACCACTCTCAAAGCTATTCTTTACTTGCCCATGAATATATTCTGTAGAGGACTGGTTCTTTCCTCGTGGCACATTTTGACTTGTGAATGCACAAGAGATGGTGGTAGACTGGGCAAGACTTCCACATATATTTTGTTTCAGTTGGGTTGGTCCTTGATCTCCAGAGAACATGTTTTTCAGTCTCTTTACATCCACTGGGACCCATTCTGCAGTACTCTCCTCTGCTTGATCACCTTGCTGTTCGTGATGAAGCTCCATTCCTTGTCCAGCCACATTTTGGTAAGAAGGGAGTTCTTGTTCTTGCACTGTTGGCTCATCCTGAAGAGTTTTCAAATACTCCAATTCTCCCTTTTCAATACAACTCTTGAACAATTTCACATTCCCTTTTACTGTGATTTCAGGCCTTATTGATCCTTGGCAGATTTGGTATTTGGGAGTTTCTAGAAGGCAGCTTGTGGTTGATCCAATAACATCTCTTCTTAGTTCTTGACTGTCTGTTTTACTCACATCTCTTTCTTGCTCTGGTTCATCATACTCTGCACCTTGTGGAGGACAGAAACTGTTCACATCTTCCTCATCAAAATAATTGTAGAGGGAGTAAACAATGACTTCAGCACATCTGTCGGTATCCTCCTGGATAATCACTCCTTTCCGCAGAGAGTTATCTTGATTGAGAATATCCTCAACAAGCTGAACCACATTGGCCGTTTTAAACTCTGTGTCTTGGTTGGTATTGAAGTGATGATGCTGCACCGGTACATTCATCACTGTTGTCTCTATATTTCCTTTACTACCCTCCTTTAGATAAATGATTTGAGGCTTTAGGTTTGACCGTGGTAGCAACTGGAGTATGAAGTTTTGTGCACCACCTTCAGCCACCTCATCATATTTAATCTCAGGCCCACTCTCTGATAGTGTGAATTTGGCTTTTTAGCTATCATTGTCTCATTTACCTCAATGATTAAGCCATCTGAATGTATGGCATTAACGTGATGAAGGGAATTCAGCGTTTCCTTGATGTTCTCAACCAACGTCTCAATTTCGTTCTTGTTCTGATTCCTGATTTGGTCAAATGGCATTGATTCAAACAAGTGAGCTCTGTTCTTGACATTAGCTATCAGAAGGTCCTGAGCTGCCCCACTGTCTCCTGCTGGGCTTTGTGATTGTGATGTATGCACAAAGGAATGTTCCCTTTCTATGTTTGTTGGGATAAATGGGTTGTTTTGGGAAAGAGCTGCACTCGTTTCGATTATTTTCCCAAATTCTTCTGGATCATGGGAGCTTGTAGGCTCACCCTCAAAGACTGTTTCACCAGTAGAATCCCCTTTCCTATCAGAAAACACATGGTCAGAGCTTTGACCAATGATATGAACACATGGGCCTTGTTTATTGGGCTGGTCTGTCAAATCAAGACTTTTGGTAGATGTATTGCTTTTGTTTTCGATGTGTAGATTATCTTTGCTATACATTTCAAactcctgtttttgttttctgactgCCCCTGTCTCATCTCCAGAAATAGAAACTTTTCCCTGGCACTTATTATCTGGATTTGGTGTGGATGTGTTAACAGACTGACTCTCAAATATCCTTCGGGTAGCCTGAACATCTATTTTTATCATCTCCTCCTCACACTCTCTGTTAGGATCTGGACTAGACCCAAGTGTTTTGTCATCCTCTACGATGCCTTTATCACTTTCATTACAAGTCCTTTCTTCATGCTCCTCAAACACAGCTGATGTTTTACTGACAACGCCTCTTTCCATTGTTCTTTCTGCCGTGCGCATCTTGGGGGTGTAAGGAGATACTTTGTTAATCTGGGCACAGTTCTCAAATATCAAGCATCTTGAAAGGACCTCTCCCTCGTATCCTGTTTCACCAGCTGTCACCCCAGTCTCTAATCTCAAAACCTCAGCAAGCTCCTCATCCACAACTTCATTCAACATCTTCAGCTCCGGGTGAGTGTGCTTCAGGAGCCTTCTCAGCTCACATTTTTGCCGCTGTTGGTACAGCTTTTCTTTGGAGAGTTGGGATGGCATGAATTGTGGGACATGTGCCCCAGAGATGTCTTCTGGTCCTGGTTTATGTCCGGCtgaaggaagtggaggagggTCATCTTTCCTTTGTTCGGAGTCTTTGGACATCTTAGAACAACAAAGTAACGTTCTCATCATTGAGTCCTTTGTAACAGTAATGAGCTTTCCAGTGAAAATCATGCTCCGGAGTGTGCAGACATGCTTACAGCAATGAGAGCGATATTTGACCTTCCAACTCATGCCAGGTGTCAGTGGGTTAGCCGAACTCCAAAGCAACCAGCAAACGGAACCACATGATtaact
It contains:
- the LOC115025596 gene encoding xin actin-binding repeat-containing protein 1-like — protein: MSALYLSKVVPQDSTRSLLKPAQDQSSASGKRSQLTKMSKDSEQRKDDPPPLPSAGHKPGPEDISGAHVPQFMPSQLSKEKLYQQRQKCELRRLLKHTHPELKMLNEVVDEELAEVLRLETGVTAGETGYEGEVLSRCLIFENCAQINKVSPYTPKMRTAERTMERGVVSKTSAVFEEHEERTCNESDKGIVEDDKTLGSSPDPNRECEEEMIKIDVQATRRIFESQSVNTSTPNPDNKCQGKVSISGDETGAVRKQKQEFEMYSKDNLHIENKSNTSTKSLDLTDQPNKQGPCVHIIGQSSDHVFSDRKGDSTGETVFEGEPTSSHDPEEFGKIIETSAALSQNNPFIPTNIEREHSFVHTSQSQSPAGDSGAAQDLLIANVKNRAHLFESMPFDQIRNQNKNEIETLVENIKETLNSLHHVNAIHSDGLIIEVNETMIAKKPNSHYQRVGLRLNMMRWLKVVHKTSYSSCYHGQT